Part of the Brassica oleracea var. oleracea cultivar TO1000 unplaced genomic scaffold, BOL UnpScaffold01299, whole genome shotgun sequence genome, CAGGATGtaatgtttaatttgttttcacaAATTACACATTAAGTTTTCGTTACAATCAAgtaatatagaatttttttcctaaaaaaatttgaaagttaaaaaaatgtgttttgacaaaaaaaaaaatcagtttatgTTTATGGGTTAGTAAATAGAATATCATACCTTGCAAATCAGTGTTAGATGGAGAAAAACGACGGTGATGACTTGGCGAGACGAAATGGCTAGATCCAATTTTGTCAGTGATCCAATATTGACAACCTACAACCAGGAGCAGACGTAGGCTTGCGGGTACCGGGGCACGTGCCCcctactctttttatttttttctaaacaacTTAAGCTAATTTGATTTATGGGTAAATTTGCCAAATGaccaaatttgaaaaagaaattaagtgcagaacattgattttgacaAAAAAGTCCATAACAATTATGTAAACTTCTATCCGGTATTATCCCTTTTTTTGTCCAAGTTGCCAGTAATAGAAAGAGAAACTGATGACATCAACATTTTGACACCCCACAATTAATTATCACACGTAATACAACCAACACCACACTTTTGTTTAACACATAAAGATGCATCTGATTTTTCTATACCATATCACTAAAATTAATAGGATTCAAAATCCACTCACATCTagtaaatactaaactttactcaaaacttcaactcctaaatactaaaccctaaactttaaacatcaCCCTTCcatctaaatactaaaccctaaaccctaattactgaaccctaaacccaaatataaactttaaacccaattatcaaaatatgaaaatagtatataatattatgtaatattaaactaaatccaaacAAAACACTTCAATGCTAAACTCAGACCTAACCTTTGAATACTAAACACAAAAAtgctatcactaaacccaaacctaaactcttaccttccaaatactaaactctaaatcctaatcactaaaccctaaacccaagtatagactctaaacccaaatagaatggaaaaaaatacatagtatagtacaAATTGGTGAGCAAAAAATAACACTCTTTATTAATCGTCGAATGGGAcatatcactaaacccaaacctcaacCTCCAcattccaaatactaaaccctaaatcttaatcattaaaccctaaacctaagtataaactctaaactaaaatagtatagaacaaaatacatagtatagtacaAATTGGTGAGCAAAAAATAACACTCTTTATTAATCGTCGAATGGGAcatatcactaaacccaaacctcaacCTCCAcattccaaatactaaaccctaaatcttaatcattaaaccctaaacctaagtataaactctaaactaaaatagtatagaacaaaatacatagtataatacatatagttgtaaataagaaattgataaataatgaatttatcaAACAATTGATGGTacaataatacaacaaccgTAGAGTACTATTTATTTTGGTACTTGCGAAttgtacaaaaatataagaatcgtACTATACTATAATTTTCTTTCACTACATATAGTATAGTCGgcgagttcatcttcttcacatcttCCTCTTTTTACAGACATGGTGGTGATACACGCATTCACTAGTTCAGAGTAATTACTATAACAATTGAAAtaacaaccaaaaaaatatagatcaacaacattaaaaaaaactcaccTCGTCGACCAGAAATGGAATCCACTGCTTCGCATAGGAACCCCAACCTAGAAAAAGTTATGTAGCGTGTTGACATAATTCGTACCGACGATATTGTATAGAATATAAGCCATGGAGTTGCTCTTAGAACgctacttaaaatatttatatatttcatatacacatattaagtaaaaattaatgatatattATAAATGCAGTAATGTGACTCATATGTATATCTCAtatacacatattaagaaacaaatcaatgttttattataaatatgtattactTACAAAGTAAACAATTTTCTAAGAATCTCAGCTAtagtattttaagaaatttattttttctaaataaatattttcttaaaattgaaGATTTGTTACCATTAATTAGTCAAGAATGCATACAAATCTAAAATNNNNNNNNNNNNNNNNNNNNNNNNNNNNNNNNNNNNNNNNNNNNNNNNNNNNNNNNNNNNNNNNNNNNNNNNNNNNNNNNNNNNNNNNNNNNNNNNNNNNNNNNNNNNNNNNNNNNNNNNNNNNNNNNNNNNNNNNNNNNNNNNNNNNNNNNNNNNNNNNNNNNNNNNNNNNNNNNNNNNNNNNNNNNNNNNNNNNNNNNNNNNNNNNNNNNNNNNNNNNNNNNNNNNNNNNNNNNNNNNNNNNNNNNNNNNNNNNNNNNNNNNNNNNNNNNNNNNNNNNNNNNNNNNNNNNNNNNNNNNNNNNNNNNNNNNNNNNNNNNNNNNNNNNNNNNNNNNNNNNNNNNNNNNNNNNNNNNNNNNNNNNNNNNNNNNNNNNNNNNNNNNNNNNNNNNNNNNNNNNNNNNNNNNNNNNNNNNNNNNNNNNNNNNNNNNNNNNNTCTTGTCAATCGCTGGGTCGACACTGCTGCTAGGCTTAAAGTTGAACATCTTGATCTTTCGGACGTTGTATGTGATCAGGATCTCATGATGAATCCAACAGTTTACACTTGTAGTAGCTTGGTGTCCCTAAGGCTCGTGGGAATGAGCTTACCTAGTCCCGAGCGTGTTTCATTACCTTTTCTCAAAGATATTGTTTTAATCGTCGTTGAGTATACCAACCGATGGGCATTAGAGAAGTTAATCTCACAATGCCCAGTTCTTGAAAACGTTAGTATTGATAGAATTTACGGTGATGGAATGCCATTTTACGTGTGCGTTCCCAGTCTCTATTGAGCTTCTTGCATTATTGGGATACGAATGATGATTATGAGGAAGATAGTATAGTTGAAATTGATGCTCCCATGCTTAAGTATCTGAGGATCAGTGATGGTGGAACTACGAGTTTCATTATAAAGAACCAGCCTTCCCTTGTAGAAGCTGATATAGAGACTGTGTTTAATTTGACAAATGAAAGGAGGCTACAAGTTGCAAATGAAATACAAAAGAGAGATATGGTTCTTGATTTTCTCGTTGGGATCTTTAAGGTGAAAGATCTGACCATCGCCTCCTCTATTCTCAAGGTACCTATATTTCTTGATTTCCAACTTTAAACCAATTATATATTTCCAAACACCTAGTATATttgtacaaaacaaaacaaaaatgtgatacctatatatatataataaacaatttaaaaaaaaaaaaaaaaatacatttctgGAATCACACTTAccttaaaaaaatcacttttatTAGACctttaaaaaacactaaaccttaccGTGAAGAGCAATATAGAGAAGCTGATTCCATGCATGGGACTCAAAAAAGGCTACAGTCATTTAAGCTACGGCCTCCACCGGCGTTATTCAAAGGGTGACCATCCATCCTCAGCTCTGTCATACCCGTCACGTCAAGGACACAACATGATCCTTCAGGAGTAACATGATCCTTTGATTGGTTTCGTCTCTCCCAAGCAAGTCTTCCCAATTATCCCAAGCCTTATTGGATAATTAACCTGGCTCTATACCAATTAAaattgcacaaacacaaagattataagaacttctcttcttattagatttagaaactctctcaaaactaaacctttcaatgtgtttctcttcttgatggaacatctctgcataagaactctttatataggaagaaactacatcttttcctaataataatatgaaaacattcTTAAGCtcaacatgtttttcttttttcttaacccatcaaacttcattttaatgagttaacttgcttctcaagttaattggaattattcAACATTatcccccttaattccaacttgaatcttAGGTATGTTGATCTTCTGAACTCCGATGAACTTGCGCATTGCTTCGAACTTGATCCTTGCCAATGGTTTAGTGAGTATGTCTGCCTTCTGCTCCACTCCAGGTACGTGCTTCACTTCGATCAAGTCGAACTCCACACATTCTCGAATGAAATGGTACTTCGAGAGTATGTGTTTGCTTCTACCGTGAAACACCGGGTCTTGGTGAGGGCTATCGCTGACTTGTTGTCAATCTTCAACACgaccttcttgtcttctttgttcATGATCTCGACCATCAACTCCTTTAACCATATTGCTTGTTTTGCAGCTTCCGTAGCTGCCATGAACTCCGCCTCACATGAAGAGANNNNNNNNNNNNNNNNNNNNNNNNNNNNNNNNNNNNNNNNNNNNNNNNNNNNNNNNNNNNNNNNNNNNNNNNNNNNNNNNNNNNNNNNNNNNNNNNNNNNNNNNNNNNNNNNNNNNNNNNNNNNNNNNNNNNNNNNNNNNNNNNNNNNNNNNNNNNNNNNNNNNNNNNNNNNNNNNNNNNNNNNNNNNNNNNNNNNNNNNNNNNNNNNNNNNNNNNNNNNNNNNNNNNNNNNNNNNNNNNNNNNNNNNNNNNNNNNNNNNNNNNNNNNNNNNNNNNNNNNNNNNNNNNNNNNNNNNNNNNNNNNNNNNNNNNNNNNNNNNNNNNNNNNNNNNNNNNNNNNNNNNNNNNNNNNNNNNNNNNNNNNNNNNNNNNNNNNNNNNNNNNNNNNNNNNNNNNNNNNNNNNNNNNNNNNNNNNNNNNNCTGTagtgcttcttccatcatcaACGTCTATGTTATGGCTGCTGTCACTGTAACCTGTAATCTCCGTTGTTCCATCCTGTTTGAAGAAGAGACCATACTTTATAGTGCCCTTTGTGTATCGTAGCAGATGCTTCACTGCTTCTCCATAACTCTCTCTTGGACTCTGCATATATCTGCTTAATACACCAACCGAAAATGCCAAGTCCAGTCGTCTATGAAGAAGATATCTTAAGCATCCTATGGTGCTTCGAAACGATGTTGCATCAATCTCAGGCTCCTCCTCTGTTTGATACTTTCAAACTCATGTGCATCAGAACGTGAGTACAGTTACATGACTCCATCTTCATCTTGAAAAGTATACCTTGCGCGTATCCTTCTTGTTTGATGTGAATGCCATCAGCTCCTTGCGTTACTTCTATACCAAGATAGTATGTAAGCTTCCCGAGgtctgacatctcaaatcttcttAACATATCATCTTTGAATTGCTTGATAACGTTGAGTGAAGCCCCTGTTACAAACAAGTCATCAACGTATATAGCTATGATCAGAAGCTCccccttctctttcttttgatataCCGCAGGTTCCATGGTGCACTTCATGAACTTCATCACCTTGAGAACACAGTCGAGTTTGATGTTCCAAGCTCTCGGAGCTTGACGCAAACCGTATAATGCTTTGCTAAGTTTGTACACATGATCCTCCTTTCCTTTCTCCACAAAGCCTTATGGTTGAGTCACGTACACATCCTCATTTAAGTCTCCATTAAGGAACGCAGTTTTCACATCTAAGTGATGGATCTCCCATCCATTAGTTGCTGCTAAAGCCAAGAGTAGTCGTATGGTTTCTATCCGAGCAACAAGTGCAAACACTTCGTCGAAGTCTATGCCTTGTTGTTGCACGTACCCTTTTGCAACTAGccttgctttgtatttgatcCCTGTTCCATCTGCATTCCTCTTGATCTTATAGATCCACTTCAAACCTATCGGTTTCACACCTTCCGGCTTCTTGACGAGCTTCCATGTCttgtttttgatgatagatTCGATCTCTTCCTTCATTGAATCGATCCAAGCTTGTATCTCTACAGCTTCGATGTAACTTTCTGGTTCACCATCTATCGTGAGCAAGAGCCTGCCACCTTCAACTTCAGCGAGTAGGATGTAATCATCAAACCGCTTTGGTTTTCTGATGTTACTGCCATATCTCGATGTTACATGCTGGTCTTGGTTTGCATCATTGTTCTCTGCTACTTGCTCTTGTTCACCTGCAtctacaacttcttcttcttcattattgttTTGCTCTTCGTGGTGTTGGTGATCTTGATGCTCATCACCATCTCCCTCTTCTGTAACATCGATATGAGGAAGTTTGAAAGCTCTCGGTTCATCATTTGTAGTCATTGTTGTTGTAGACCAGTCCCAACTTCTCTTCTCATCGAAGATTACGTCTCTACTAACAATAATCTTCTTCGTGACAGGATCATAGAGCCTATAAGCTTTTGAACCAGGCTCTGTCCCGAGATTGATCACCATCCTTGATCGATCATCGAGCTTTCGGAGATGTGGAGCATTGATTTTTGTGAAAGCTACACACCCAAAGACCCTTAGATGCTCAATGTTCGGTTTCTTAACATATAAGCCTTCGTATGGAGTTTTGTTTTCCAAAGCCTTTGTAGCAATGCGGTTGATGAGATACGTTGAATGATGTACTGCTTCTCCCCATAGCTGATTAGGAATCTTCATTGCTTTCATCAAGCTCCTTGTCATCTCCATTAGTGTTCTATTTCGTCGCTCGACCACACCGTTTTGTTGCGGTGTATACTGTGCGGTGAGATATCTAGTTACACCATTTTCTTCACAAAGCCGAATGAACTCAGAAGAtgtgaactctcctcctctatcggtgcgaAAAGTCTTGAGTTTTAGCTTCGTTTGATTCTCCACGTACTCCTTGAACTTTTTGAACCGATCGAAcgcttcactcttctctcttagNNNNNNNNNNNNNNNNNNNNNNNNNNNNNNNNNNNNNNNNNNNNNNNNNNNNNNNNNNNNNNNNNNNNNNNNNNNNNNNNNNNNNNNNNNNNNNNNNNNNNNNNNNNNNNNNNNNNNNNNNNNNNNNNNNNNNNNNNNNNNNNNNNNNNNNNNNNNNNNNNNNNNNNNNNNNNNNNNNNNNNNNNNNNNNNNNNNNNNNNNNNNNNNNNNNNNNNNNNNNNNNNNNNNNNNNNNNNNNNNNNNNNNNNNNNNNNNNNNNNNNNNNNNNNNNNNNNNNNNNNNNNNNNNNNNNNNNNNNNNNNNNNTTTCATATTAACCTCACAACCCATCTCAGTTGCTTGTCCAAGACttatgatattgtgtttaaGACTTGGGATGTAGTAGATATCTTTGAGTGCTCTTCTCTCCCCTGTTTTTTCCGATGAACGTGATCGAACCTTTCCTAACAATCTCAACGTTTGATCCATCACCGAATTAGACTTTGCCTTTGATTCTGTCGTCTAAGTTTGAGAAGAACTCTCTCTTGCATGTCATATGGTTACTTTCACCATTGTCAAGGTACCATATACTCGTATTTCCATTGCACTCGTCAAACCTCTTAGGAAACACTCTCTCTTCGTTGAGGAATACTacttcatgcatatataatgcATCTGCTTCTTGTGTTTCCGTGAGGTTAGCTTCTACTCTTGGTTGTGTAGGACAATGTGACACGAAGTGCTCCATCTTGTCGCATCTCCAACATCTAACCTAAGAGTAGTCCTTCTTGGTCTTgtctgaagcttctcctcctttgttatgaccatcagaaccattagaccttcctcgtcctcttcctcttccaccataacctctacctctgcctcttcctcgcgAGTTGTTATGGCTTCCACGACCTTGCGTATCATTCTTCACAAACATTAGCTTcgattgatcttcatcttgggTTTCTTCTTTTATGCGTATGCGTTCTTCGAAAGCCTTCAATCTCCCAACAATGTCTTCGAATCCCGTTGAATTTAGGTCCAACACTTGTTCTAACGAAGCTACGATGTGAATGAACTTAGTTCTTGGAAGTTCCTGcagaaacttctttaccatcttCGATGCTTCCATTATCTCTCCTAACGCGGCTGCTTTCGATGCTAAGCCTGAAAGTTTTCCTGCGTAGTCATCCACCGTGTCTGTATCTGCCATCTTCAGTTTGTCGAACTCAGACATCAAAGTATGTAACCTCGCTTCTCTCATGCGATCAGCACCTAGGTTACGAGATTTGATAGCTTCCCaaatcttcttcgatgtatcaTGTTCTCCTATCTGAAGTATTAGCGCTTCTGGGACTGATTGAAAGATTAGAGCAAtcgccatattgttcttctttgcatcaTCGCTCCCTGGATCAATCGTATCCCAAACATCGTATAAACAAAGCATCACTTTCATTCGCATCGAccatacggtgtagttggtCGATGATAGCATCAGACatcgtatgtccttcttcatctcaagacctttatcacgtCCTTGAGAATTGTTATTgtctcccatgttttgatcgAGTTACAACTTCTCTTGTAAACGATCTTCGAAACatggagctctgataccaattaaagttgcacaaacacaaagattataagaacttctcttcttattagatttagaaactcttaaaactaaacctttcaatgtgtttctcttcttgatggaacatctctccataaGAAATCTTTATATAGgacgaagctacatcttttcctaataataatatgaaaacattcctaagctcgatatgttttttttttccttaacccatcaaacttcattttaatgagttaacttgctcctcaagttaattgaaattatccaacagagagagagagagagagagattaacaCTCAGTGAACTGGGGAGACGGCTTGATAGAAAACCCTAGTTTGAGAGGAAATGCTCTTAAACAATTGTGAGATACCTAAGATCTCAAGTTATCTAAGAATGGAAATGCTAATTACACTCGAGCTTTAATACTATGTatcagtttttagttttttttttgtgtgtgggaaattagggttttgtctCGATTTTctagttaagaaatcgtaaaactattttataggACAATTTTTGATATCCCTCATATATTAAAGGTGAAACAtagtaataaatgcattcacattATAATAGATATGTGGCAACatcacaatgatttgataataaatatgctaacgcgttcacactatattcataaatgtgttcacactatatatttcatattttttaattcaaaactcacatgcatggttccaataaaactttggattttttggttcgaatcaaaacaaataacaaatcaaaagctaaactatatatatattatttttattgtttacggataaagttgggcaaaatatttataaattttgatttgattcgttatccgttttgatttgaaccaaaaaatatgtatatccgtaactctacgaagcaaatcaaatgctaaaatacaatataaaaaaaagcaaatcacaaataccaatattattaggaacggatatctaatttgatcggttatatgcatatatatacatatatgtacagaattatatatatatatatatatattatagtttatataagttttacaatattttatgaattaaatttattatattaggtattaaattttataaagttaaataatattttatttttattattgtaataaaattttattattaaaattttcaattatttttaaaatttattttatctacggatcaaatcggatattctttaaaattgtaaatcaTTTCGGATATCAGAGTCACCGTCTATCCATGTGGCTAAATATTAAATCGACATGAATGCTTCCAAATAGCCAGATATTCGATATGTGCCCAcctctatttacggatacaatttatttttctttatatgaaaaaaattcactaatgtcaagtcctttttaatttttaattaattttaattttatctttcatgtattattttgaacaaaaatgtcatttaatattaattaacaatatctttacatatttgtcaactatttttatatacttttacatacacatacatctGCACTTTGATGTGAGCACTTTGtgactaagtatttaccacaactgaagtgtcaatttttttttggaagttgaaatatttttttttaatgcttctttcactagtgaccaaattgtagtgaaatgatttgtcttaataattttcttttatttttcttgagctattatccgtttacaaactatgatatgaaaccattggtttgacatgacgactatctaaaattcataacatgacaataaacaaataatagtaatttttggtttttaccgaaaaaactaataaatcaaacattctaaccgaataaactaaaataaatattaatttaaaataatagttatatattaggagattaaaaaccaaaaataacttaaaaccaaaccgatgtccagattaaacagatttaatgtgtttttattaaaaataacgaaactaataatcatattccgcgcaaggcgcgtgTTATTACctagttttaatattaaaaaatggtAAACCATTCCTCGGAAATAAAATGTGAAAGCCCCGATGGCCACGCGCGTGAAAATCTAGTGTGGTGCAGATTTGAACTCGGGTCCCTTTAGGAATCCATGGAACGCCTATAATTatcttagtttttaatatacaaaacaaatatatcttagttttttattcttcatcaaactaaatttattaaaattgaaagtTGATCTCAAGTCAGTAAAGAAAATTCCaaactataattatcaaatctcTTAGGTAAAATTCCTATCATCAAATTAGTCAGCTGACtacttttatgtaatttttatatgattaaaaaagCTATTAGAAATTTTACTAATTCATTAATtgtattaacatacatagtctGATAGCTCACGTggtttatcatataatttttaaaatatatattcaaatagtatgatgagtattttttttaagaggCTTTCAATGATGAGTATTAATGGATAACAAACAATATCGCATGATGCCATTTCTCAATTGAACGTACGTAATTTAACATTGGCTTTGTTTCGTCTATAAATTAACAATGAGTGAGGTTGAATTTATTAGCATTTAGCAGAGTTCGTGTTTAACACTAAGTATACAAAAAAGCTGTAGCATGTTAACTCCAAAGCAAAAGCCCTTCTATTATGGTTAAAGACGTCCGTGGAAGATGGTTGTTGTATCTCTGTTTCTTCTATCCCATGTAGCAGATCCAGTAAAAGCTTCTCGCAGTAAAATAGACTACCTCGTAACAAATCAGACGTCGAAGCTAGAGCTACCGCTATGGTGGCACGTGCCCCCGTAATGTTATGAATATTTAGTGTTTGTATGTAAGAAGACAAAGAAATCAGCTAGATGAGATGATTTAATTGTCTTGTGCACCCCCTAATGCCTCAAGTTCGAATCCACATTAGACCATTATTTAGTTTTGCACCCACAAGGAAATTTTCCATCAATATCAAAGCAAACAAGCACAAAAAGAAAGTGAAAACAAGCAAAAGAATCAAaggaaacaatttttaaaaaagcaaTTACGAAACAATCTGggcacaaaacaaaaaaaacaaacaaaaaacaattgattttaaaaaaacgaGAGGGAAAACTGCAAAAACGAGATTGGTAATGAAAAACTAAGTGATCATGAGTGTCAACCAACGTCTCTATATAACGATCAAATGACAGGATGATATGTTCTATTTTCTTTCACAAATTACACATAATTTTTCATTACCAATCAAGCAATACAGATTTTAccctcaaaacaaaaaaaaacttgaaaatacgAAAAAGAGGAAAATTACTTTATTACGAGATTGATTAAGAGAACTAAATGATCAAAAATGTaaagacaaaagaaacatatacaATCTCTAACAATCAATTAATGACAGGATGtaatgtttaatttgttttcacaAATTACAcattaagtttttgttacaatCAAGTAATATAGAATTTTCTtcctaaaaaaattgaaagttaaaaaaaagtgttttggCAAAAAGAAAATCAGTTTATGTTTATGGGTTAGTAAAGAGAAGATCATACCTTGCAAATTAGTGTTAGATGGAGACGGTGATGACTTGGCGAGACGAAATGGATAGATCCAATTTTATCAGTGATCCAAAATTGACAACCTACAACCAGGGGCAGACGTAGGCTTGCGGGTACCGGGGCACGTGTCCactactctttttatttttttttctaaataacttAAGCTAATTTGATTTATGAGTGAATTTGCCAAATgaccaaatttgaaaaaaaaattaagtgtagaacattgattttgacataataaaGTCCATAACAATTATGTCAACTTCTATCCGGTATTATCCATTTTTTGTTCAAGTTGCCAGTAATTGAGAGAGAAACTGATGACATCAACATTTTGACACCCCACAATTAATTATCACACGTAATACAACCAACACCACACTTTTGTTTAACACATAAAGATGCATCTGATTTTTCTATACCATATCACTAAAATTAATAGGATTCAAAATTTACTCACATCTAGTAAATACCAAACTTTACTCAAAACCTCAACTCCTaaataataaaccctaaactttaaacatcaCCCTTCca contains:
- the LOC106321196 gene encoding F-box/FBD/LRR-repeat protein At1g78750-like yields the protein DLMMNPTVYTCSSLVSLRLVGMSLPSPERVSLPFLKDIVLIVVEYTNRWALEKLISQCPVLENSLLSFLHYWDTNDDYEEDSIVEIDAPMLKYLRISDGGTTSFIIKNQPSLVEADIETVFNLTNERRLQVANEIQKRDMVLDFLVGIFKVKDLTIASSILKVPIFLDFQL